The Manduca sexta isolate Smith_Timp_Sample1 chromosome 20, JHU_Msex_v1.0, whole genome shotgun sequence DNA segment TTTTCGCCCTCATTTGGGTTTTTGTCTGGATGGTACTTGAGAGCCAATTTTCTGTAGGCTTTCTTCAATTCATCCGTCGTACAATTCGGTTTCACCCCCAAAATATCGTAATATGTTGTTTCTTTAACCATTTTCCGTCCCTATGCGGAgataaattatttcatcataCAATAGATCTTTATAGAATTTTCTAGTCTTCTAGGTTATAAGTTGATgaataatacaaatatgaatATCGATCTGGCATAAGTTCaaaatttagatttataatcgatagaataaaaacaaagcTTTTGATTATCATTTGATGAAAAGGAGAGTTCAAATCTATGGTCACCATTAAATCTAACTTGCTGCAAAAGCACGTTTGCAACGTGAACCTACTCATATTTATGAATTAACTAATTTAGTAGattaagacaaataaataaaggaatcAGTAAAATAAGTAGAAGTTGCAGTcgaaaatacaaagaaaaatgcATTCGACATTAAAAGAAACGGGATATGAATGAAAACTTGGAACGAAATACAGATtccaataaatgattttatatgttCGTTTCTTTAATCTTACCTTTTTTGCTTCTTTAGTATAAAtgcaaaactataaaatattcctCTCTTAGAAACACTAATTTATTACTCGACActgatttttacaaataaattgtggAACGCACTGATCGACCAAATTCTACGCACACAAGATTGTACTGACTGAATCCATATGACGTTTCATTGGAAAAAATTATCTTTACGTCGATATTCGTGCATGTTCCAGAACATTCCACGCCTTTAATATATAAACGACTAAAATAGAAATGTATGAAGCAAATCGCAAGTATATACTTTTCTCTGTCTTACAAATAGATATAcccataaagtattttttgggtGGGTATAACGAAAGAAGAACATTAGACCTCTTAATATAGTACACTTATAATGCTAGCGTACGGTCATAGACAATTTACTCGTTCCGACGTTTCACAAGAAATTTGCTAAGGTCAAAACCTTGCTGCCAAGTCATAAGTATCATAAACAaagaaaacttatatttttttaatttcttagccAAATGAATTTGCCTACACGGGACTATCGTGTCATATTTTGTACCTTACaactacaatatattataataattattagcaaCACAATCATTGCTGCAGAATACCAAGATACTTACTTTGATCTGAAACTATTGGGCATAATATGATTACTACAATACATTTATGACAATTGACAGGCCATAGACGTTGCGACGATCCCACTGGCCACTTCGTGCTTACTGCTTAGAAGTATTGTACTACGTAACGTAACGTTCGGACTATAAAAGGAaaggaaagaaagaaaacatttttactgCAATTAAGGAACGTGCAACAAGAAGGTAAGTATccattatgccggcgccacacgtaacaaaagtatttaaacacatatttgaacacttgtttgaactcatgtgtggcgcgggtatttgcgtatttgtgcaaagtttatttagatgtttgcgtatttgccattcggtatcggtttttcgaccacacatcaaatCTTTCGAAGTTATCGAAttgcttgaaggagaaccggttatatggaaacctaaaagtaaaagccataaaaattgaaatttggtcagtgttctgtaactgtgttcaaatgtgtggcaaagtctttgtttaaatatttgtctatgTGTGGTGCCGGCATTAGAGTGTGTACGATCAGCGCAAGGACCATTTGACAATTTCCATCCGTCCATTTGTTAgaacggcgcggcgcggcggtgtgGTGCGCACTGAGGGTGCGCATTTTTGCACATGCTGTCAGTTGTACAcactacattttatatttctcttTGACTGCATTTAATCGAGGTAGGCCCGAGGCCGCACtgacgaaatatattttacggcTAAGATATCACTCCTTTGGGCTGTAAGTTCggcatgttttatattttattttcatttgtgaAATATGTAAGTCCGTTTATCCGCTATGAAATTAAGCGCGCGATTGCAGTACAATGATATGAAACCACCCGTGTGAATGTACCCTTACCTTATACAGTCTGTGGTACATGACAACTGATGACAATTTCGTAGAGTATTTTCTGTGATAACGAATTTGATGATAAGTTGATAACGTCCGTCATCCACTGCTCTTCTCCGTGTAGGCTGTACAGTGTCTGTGTACAGTACTGTACAGATAGCGGGTACAGGCGGTAGTCAGtggaaattaaaagaaaataaccactacgttaagaatttattgttatagtGTTTATTCTTCTGCCATTGTTGGTGTTGTTACTCAACGTTTGCTTTTCTTGTACTTTAGAACAAAATAAGATAGTGTTAAAACAATGGCAGagaagcaaataaaaaatagagtttGCATTGTTGGATCAGGAAATTGGTAAGATTTGCTGTAAAGAATATGTTATTGCTATTTCATTAAATGACGTACAGAAATTACATCAATTGGATTAGAAACTATGACATAACGAAAatgtaaaactaattttgaaatataatggTTGAGAATGTGCTTGGAAATTTCCCACTCTTTTATAGATTGGATATTTTACGGATTGACGATTATTTTAGGGGTTCTGCTATCGCAAAAATAGTAGGTCGCAATGCCGCACGACTACCTAATTTTGAAGATAAAGTTACTATGTGGGTTTATGAAGAAATTATTGAAGGTAAAAAGCTGACAGAAATCATAAATGAAACTCATGAAAATGTGAAATATCTACCTGGGCATCAATTGCCTCCTAATGTGGTAAGTAAATACCAttaccatttataaataaagcatcacaaataataataataaaaaaagaaactacatgttattgcaatttaatgataatttcatTAAGTATAATAACTACAATTCAATGTcattatttatcttatatttaatttacatagaaGTGGTGTCTATGGGCAATTGTAAAAGTGACATTGAAACTGTTTAGTATCACTACCACTACACATGCAATGCACATGGACATTCTATTTTTGTAACACTTCCTTATGAGACTGTCGGTTCACTGCCAATCTTACTCTTCTAGGCCTCTGCTTGTTATGTAACAAAGTTTGTTATTCCTGATATTGAAATTTTCTTGTGTTCACTTCAATGCAGAGTGTTCTAGCTGTGGTTTGTGTAACAGCTGCCTTAATACCATGTAACCttttcaacaaaaattataatgtgatctaggcatcatcatcatcttggAAATCTTAATCTGTTGTTCATGAATACTGCAACTATATTAATAAAgctcttaaaatatattgttattattttgtgaaatgtaaaaaaatattgtttccttatttaataatgaaactattattattgtagtcaaatcattttaatatacaaataagaatatctttaatatttcacaatacATGTTGTAGGGATGGGATTAAACCTATTGGCTATCTTACAGttgtttatagtatttttacaatattgtagcaacttcaatattgtaatatcataaaataatattaaaactaaagacAACTTCTAGGGGTGATAACAACATGATAATGGACAGGTTAATTTAGTGAAGAAGAAATGCAGTATATTTCTAATAagagtattttttgtataggTAAAAAGTCAAATGTCTTATCTATCTATCTGGCTATCAAACACGTTCTTCAACTAAAATAGCCATAATATAATTCACCTCCATGCATGGAATTGGGCTAAAAATCTATTTCATACAGGGTGTCACAGAAAATAGTGTTAAGCAAAGATAATAATTCGATCTCTTATCTCCTAAGGCCATTGTAATTGCAGGTAAAGGAGTTGCCCCACATTTACAACCCATAAACCATGAGAGTGAATcaatcatgcaaaattaattgaacttaaattaaacataaaaatatgccaaatgtttaactcatagctttcttgcagtcattttcggttagttaacaaactaattaaccttgGGAATGATGagatgtcaaaaaaaataattgtaatctaatggcaaattttaagaattttccaccttgctTGTCTTTCATTTTAGCCAAAGTAGCCCCAATGATGTACCATGTTTTTTAATGAACATGTAAATTGAaagtctggagaagtttttgacctaccttagaaccacaaagtcacctgtttagatttttaattttaaacataattcatagaacataagtataaaataaatacaccaatattttcataattttcattaaagttacaaagctgattgtttttagaaaaaaagtacaactaatggaaattttgttgcaacaaaaaaagcataaagaagctttttacttaaaaaaaaaaacaatattgtttaaatcaaaaattcagaaaaatatgcataactcaaaaactatgaaaaatcgcagAACATACACAGGGATGACTCGGATACCCCAAgaggtgctctatctctggatctacacttgacactattttttggGACAGCCTGTACATAagtaaatttgtaattataaaaataatatccacaCCACAATGAAGAATATCACTAGGTCTGTAAAATCACTTGACACTTTATGACCCTGTGTAGGCTATGGTCTAGAAATATACTTGTTTCATTTGAATGAAGCAAATAGTTTTCAagtttccattttaaaaaatttcgcctaatttaaataattcgtgCGGGCGCGCCAGGTACGCGTGTCGTCACGTTTTTAAGCGCCACTCAGCGCTCTTACCATATTGTTTGTAGTGGATGTTTGCTCATAATAACTTTTCTCACTAAAATTTTATGTGACTTGGTGTTACAGTAGTGCTACAAGTACAGAAGTTAAAATGAGTGATGATTTTTAGAAGGTCCTTTTTGAAAGGATATTCTGATAACATGCTTAAATAAAAGATGACTTATAGAGATGTAGGAGACAGATGAACAAGAAGTTGGGCCAGATGCGTTGGGTTTGACCTGTTGTGGGTAGGGATATTGGGAGgacaaattgtaaaaaaacagtatttttccTTTAAGTCACAATCCTCTAAAGTATAGCACAAACCAACCTGCGGTTAGGGGTAACTTTGTGACGTGCCACAAAATGGTTATCGCCATTCAGACCCAAGCTGCATAAGAAATCGTATAATCAATTCTGCAACTTCTtaacatcaaattaaaacataaaaacacccATTTgtactatgtatattttattatttttaagaaaatatacattaaacaaACTGTAaggtaaaatcaaaattttatgttattcttaattgcatttttaaaatactgcTGGTTGAATTGAATTCCATGTaacatcaataataaattaacataatgaaTAATTGGCATTATATGCCACCAGACTGACTGCTTTTGTTAAATACTTATCATGTTGTATCTGTATATATGGatacttatgtgtgtattgtggTGCTGCAACTGCTATtggctatttaatttattcatacttATATGAACGCACAATCATCAAGTGTGCTATAATTGATCACATTGAATTGGTCATGTGAATTTAATATGCATTGTACCTACATCTGTAGCGGTTCTATTATGCTCTCTTGATAAGattaatgttttgaatataaatggtgaaactgtacataatattatgttattgtacTCTGTATGtcgtaattttattgtatttctgcGACGAGGGAGATATTTAGGTCTAGATACGACTTTTATCGTATCTGGGGAAAGAAAAACTTTGGCACttactttcttttaaaataatccgATTATTCGGCACTGTTGATTACTCTTGATTTTAGAGATAAGTGAAAGAGAGTAGgtacttttaaaatgttttttcttccCCCTTGAATTtagtacttaaattatattttaataatcaatttGGTACTTAttgaaagtaattaatattattatgtaggttaaaataaaatgatggtctatttatattttcgcAGCATCTTATATTCAAACGTTGATTTCGAAGAGGTTTGTAGGTGGCTGTGCCCGACGTAGTAGAAGCGGCGAAGGATGCGGATCTTCTCATCTTCGTAGTGCCTCACCAGTTTGTTAGAACTATTTGCTCAACCCTTCTGGGAAAGATAAAACCAACGGCAGCTGCGCTATCTTTGATCAAGGTATTTAATCTTCTATCTTTGATTAAGTTCTTAAATGTTTTATCaactttaaattatgaaaattgacTTCATAAAAAAGGATGTTATGTTAATTAAAGTCAGTAATTGTGATTATAGAATGTAAACAATTCAAATTAGATACGATTTTTTTACTGCCTTAATAATAGtacaccataatattatttggtatcTCAAGTAACTAATCCAATACCATCTCCACAACTAGAGAAGGCGGGACGACATTACACTTCACTTACTTAAATCGCTCATCGCCTCATAGTCCGTCATACTTACGTACCTACAATCCAGGCAAATAAGGAAATTATAGTACATTCTAttgaaataatagtaaaatgatTGTTCAactaaaaacaaacagaaaaagaaaaattatccTTCTCTTAAATGATCCAGCGTCCATTAAAGCAGACGCGACTCTTCAATTTATTTCAAGTTGATCTAACCTGATTTTGAAAGTGGCTCCAAGCATCTGAGAAGTTGCTCCAAAAGTTCAACATGTACCCcaccataataatatgtatctaatatttgtttatttattaaactggtGGCATTCTAATCGACGGCAATCGCAACATTCCACCACGGCGTAGCGGCCTTACTACGCATGCAGTTTACCTTGAAACATAACTCCTCTTACAGATCACTAAAAGctaaatatgtatgaatgtgAGTTATTTGGCAGGGCTTTGACATAGCTGAAGGTGGCGGCATTGACCTAATATCACACATTATAACTAGATGTCTGAAGATCCCGTGCGCTGTGCTCATGGGTGCCAATATCGCATCTGAGGTAAGAAATTTATATTCTACAGGTTTGATTTATGATTTAAGGCCATTTTCTTCATCGACCTTTTTACTGTAATGTAAAGTTCTTTTACCAAAGTTATGATGTTTGAGTTATAAAAACTCTTAGGGCTTTCAATTTGACCACtacttttacttatatacaaCTTCATGAAAAGACTCTCTGTAAGAATTAatttaggtaaatattattgCCGTAATGACCCAAGAAAACCAATTGGACTAAAGCATCGAGACttagttaatgtattttaaGAACGTACAatgatgttatataatataattaatgtgtgTTCGAAAGCCAAGTGCGTTAAAACGTGTAATCGTGTAGCGGTGAAACTAGAAATAAATTTGGGATCtcaaaacaatttacataaaacaaaagataattaTGATTCCGTAACGAAACAAATTGCGTTATCGTCGTACCTATCATATTATGTATCACTATTTGTAGAGTAAAGGCTAACGAAAAACGATTTTGTAATTGACATAAATAGATTACTTAATgtctgttataaataataatacaatcatTACTTAAATAAGTTCAgctcatatatttaaaaaaatataaaatatattccgcAGTTCTGTTCAAGCATTATAAAAGAATATCTGCCCTTTACATCTATCCTATACATTGTATTTCCTTACCCATAGTATACTTTCGTGACAACCGTAAAGTATACTCAAATATGGTTATCTAGGTTAAGAAAGCAGAATTAACTGGTCACGATAAAGGAATTATGTACTTGAAATTGggcagatatatttatttactttattagaaATAGGTtggtttaataaacattatttatctatctaGTACGTAATATAGTAAATATGTATTCGTATATTTAGGTGGCGGAAGAGAAGTTCTGCGAAACAACAATCGGATGTCGAGACGTAATGCTCGCGCCTATGATGCGGGACATCATTCAAACCGAATATTTCAGAGTGGTGGTGGTTGATGATGAAGATGCTGTCGAAATCTGTGGTGCTCTTAAGGTACGCCATCATAATTCTAACTTATTGCTAacctatataatagtatacgTAATGTACCTACCAAATGCAGTATTTgcattagaataaaaaaacacatttcctTCGATAAAACTCTATTTATCaataagataatattgatattaatgctataaaacttttgttgaTAATAATCATTAGGCATCATGTGACGTTTTTATGCTTGATGAAAAGTGAGTGCACATAGCACAAGAAGCGCTTCTGCCCAACTCTACGGGGATAGAAGTGTGagcttagatattttttatagatatacgATAAAATCAATGTACAACATTGAgagttttgttaaattcgtGTATTAGTGACCGTATTCTTCGCAAGTATATTTCGGACCATATAGAACAAATACCCCCGATCCGTCTAGGGTCTGGGTGTTGGAAAgcgatgaactcaaaaactatcgaacggatttagatgaaattttgtatggaaaatgTTTGACACCTTGCGAAGTACACAGGCTACTTTAATCCCAAAAAATAAGTAGGGGGACTTTTACCCCGGAAACATTTTTCACGCGGCCGAAGTCGCGAACAAGTTAGTCAATAATAAGTCTTAACACATCTGTCGCATCGAGCACTTAATATTTTCCTTGCCCATAGAACATAGTGGCGGTGGGCGCGGGCTTTGTTGACGGTCTCGGGTTCGGCGACAACACCAAGGCAGCTGTTATTCGTCTAGGGCTTATGGAGATGATCAAATTTGTGGACGTGTTCTACCCGGGCAGCAAACTGAGCACGTTCTTTGAGTCGTGCGGTGTTGCTGATCTCATCACCACGTGTTACGGTGagtattgtttgtttactttcaaataaatgtttgtgtttgAGAAACAAAGCCTAGTTtcaatgtaatgtttatttactttttctaattATGTTTGACAAACAATGGTCTTCTCTCCTtgtgaaatattaaacttaCTGCTAACTTTACATAGTTACTAATgcaaataatagtaaataatatgtaaagttaGCAGCCTTGTTCATGTACT contains these protein-coding regions:
- the LOC115445402 gene encoding glycerol-3-phosphate dehydrogenase [NAD(+)], cytoplasmic isoform X1, with translation MAEKQIKNRVCIVGSGNWGSAIAKIVGRNAARLPNFEDKVTMWVYEEIIEGKKLTEIINETHENVKYLPGHQLPPNVVAVPDVVEAAKDADLLIFVVPHQFVRTICSTLLGKIKPTAAALSLIKGFDIAEGGGIDLISHIITRCLKIPCAVLMGANIASEVAEEKFCETTIGCRDVMLAPMMRDIIQTEYFRVVVVDDEDAVEICGALKNIVAVGAGFVDGLGFGDNTKAAVIRLGLMEMIKFVDVFYPGSKLSTFFESCGVADLITTCYGGRNRRVAEAFVKTGRSIKELEDEMLNGQKLQGPITAEEVNHMLANKNMENKFPLFTAVFRICRGELKPNDFIDCIRSHPEHMKQPTPKCSL
- the LOC115445402 gene encoding glycerol-3-phosphate dehydrogenase [NAD(+)], cytoplasmic isoform X3, which gives rise to MAEKQIKNRVCIVGSGNWGSAIAKIVGRNAARLPNFEDKVTMWVYEEIIEGKKLTEIINETHENVKYLPGHQLPPNVVAVPDVVEAAKDADLLIFVVPHQFVRTICSTLLGKIKPTAAALSLIKGFDIAEGGGIDLISHIITRCLKIPCAVLMGANIASEVAEEKFCETTIGCRDVMLAPMMRDIIQTEYFRVVVVDDEDAVEICGALKNIVAVGAGFVDGLGFGDNTKAAVIRLGLMEMIKFVDVFYPGSKLSTFFESCGVADLITTCYGGRNRRVAEAFVKTGRSIKELEDEMLNGQKLQGPITAEEVNHMLANKNMENKFPLFTAVFRICRGELKPNDFIDCIRSHPEHM
- the LOC115445402 gene encoding glycerol-3-phosphate dehydrogenase [NAD(+)], cytoplasmic isoform X2, which gives rise to MAEKQIKNRVCIVGSGNWGSAIAKIVGRNAARLPNFEDKVTMWVYEEIIEGKKLTEIINETHENVKYLPGHQLPPNVVAVPDVVEAAKDADLLIFVVPHQFVRTICSTLLGKIKPTAAALSLIKGFDIAEGGGIDLISHIITRCLKIPCAVLMGANIASEVAEEKFCETTIGCRDVMLAPMMRDIIQTEYFRVVVVDDEDAVEICGALKNIVAVGAGFVDGLGFGDNTKAAVIRLGLMEMIKFVDVFYPGSKLSTFFESCGVADLITTCYGGRNRRVAEAFVKTGRSIKELEDEMLNGQKLQGPITAEEVNHMLANKNMENKFPLFTAVFRICRGELKPNDFIDCIRSHPEHMVKVAMK